A DNA window from Paenarthrobacter aurescens TC1 contains the following coding sequences:
- a CDS encoding putative glutamine amidotransferase (identified by match to protein family HMM PF00117; match to protein family HMM PF07722), with the protein MSRPLIGVSAAAEELPTAFGPKDCTKLNTAYTNAIYAAGGQPVILPVTLDPPADLLDRIDGLMLTGGGDLDPELYGEPPDPTVYGVRRDRDAFEVALYQEAMRRELPVLAICRGMQLVNVLRGGNLIQELETEHDHWQTNPSHEHSHHITTTPGSRLAEIFGSDLDVAPVNSYHHQGLRNLGSGLVVTAMCGDVIEAVEATDADILAVQWHPEHMAPHDHRQFALFSAFVARAADRISTIA; encoded by the coding sequence TTGTCTCGCCCGCTCATTGGTGTCTCGGCCGCCGCAGAGGAGCTTCCGACTGCGTTCGGTCCGAAGGACTGCACCAAGCTCAACACCGCTTACACCAACGCGATATACGCAGCCGGTGGGCAGCCCGTCATCCTGCCGGTCACCCTTGACCCGCCTGCCGATCTTCTCGATCGCATCGACGGTCTGATGTTGACCGGTGGTGGCGACCTGGACCCGGAGCTGTACGGCGAACCGCCCGACCCGACGGTCTACGGAGTAAGGCGTGACCGTGACGCGTTCGAGGTCGCCCTCTATCAGGAGGCTATGAGGCGCGAGCTCCCGGTCCTCGCGATCTGTCGCGGAATGCAACTGGTCAATGTTCTGCGCGGTGGCAACCTGATCCAGGAACTCGAGACCGAGCATGATCACTGGCAGACCAACCCGAGCCACGAGCACAGCCACCACATCACCACAACGCCCGGCTCGCGCCTCGCCGAGATCTTCGGGAGCGACCTCGACGTAGCCCCGGTGAACAGCTACCACCACCAGGGACTCCGCAACCTCGGCAGCGGGCTCGTGGTCACGGCGATGTGCGGCGACGTCATCGAGGCAGTCGAGGCGACCGACGCGGACATCTTGGCGGTCCAGTGGCACCCCGAGCACATGGCTCCTCATGACCACCGGCAGTTCGCACTGTTCTCCGCATTCGTGGCCCGGGCTGCGGACCGAATCTCGACCATCGCATAG
- a CDS encoding putative Cytochrome P450 (identified by match to protein family HMM PF00067), translating into MPDNQTSEVDFDFHGSALDNIFETYSDLRGQCPVGRSEKHGGFWYMMNSEDIFAAEQDPSTFSVAPSMLLPAFGTDVPLIPIDIDPPEHTDYRRILLPLFTPKMVAKLDEGMHKTARELAADVASRDVVDASALFARPMPTIVFSRLAGFPEKDWPKFDQWVDDIIYERTVNPDRAWKAGQEVMEYFDNLLKERDQVEHTDDLIAELTAAEIKGRKLTHEELLSYCFLLFLAGLDTTAWAIRSSLWYLAQHPEEQERLRNDPDLIPLASEEFLRTLSPVQAMARTCLKDVEVSGQQLKQGDRVVLVFGAGNRDPQVYDRPDDIVIDRENNRHLAFGGGIHRCLGSNLGRQELIIALEEFLAAVPAFSLANPDEQWHGVGSLTLKIGK; encoded by the coding sequence ATGCCCGACAACCAGACATCCGAAGTCGACTTCGACTTCCACGGATCCGCCCTGGACAACATCTTCGAGACCTACAGCGATCTTCGGGGTCAGTGCCCCGTCGGCCGCAGCGAGAAGCACGGCGGCTTTTGGTACATGATGAACAGCGAAGACATCTTCGCTGCCGAGCAGGACCCGTCAACCTTCTCTGTCGCCCCGTCGATGCTGCTGCCGGCATTCGGCACGGACGTGCCGCTGATCCCGATCGACATCGACCCGCCGGAACACACCGACTACCGGCGTATCCTGCTGCCGCTGTTCACCCCGAAGATGGTTGCGAAGCTCGACGAGGGCATGCACAAGACCGCGCGCGAACTCGCCGCAGACGTAGCCAGTCGCGACGTCGTCGACGCAAGCGCGTTGTTCGCCCGTCCCATGCCTACGATCGTGTTCAGCCGCCTCGCGGGATTTCCCGAGAAGGACTGGCCCAAGTTCGATCAGTGGGTCGATGACATCATCTACGAACGCACCGTCAACCCCGACCGCGCCTGGAAGGCCGGGCAGGAAGTCATGGAGTATTTCGACAACCTGCTCAAGGAGCGCGACCAGGTTGAGCACACCGACGACCTGATCGCGGAACTGACTGCTGCGGAGATCAAGGGACGCAAGCTCACCCACGAGGAGTTGCTCTCGTACTGCTTCCTGCTGTTCCTTGCCGGCCTGGACACCACCGCCTGGGCAATCCGGTCCAGCCTTTGGTACCTCGCGCAGCATCCCGAGGAGCAGGAGCGCCTCCGCAACGATCCCGACCTCATCCCGCTGGCGAGCGAGGAGTTCCTGCGCACGCTGTCACCGGTCCAGGCAATGGCGCGGACGTGCCTCAAGGACGTTGAGGTCTCCGGCCAGCAGCTCAAGCAGGGCGATCGTGTCGTTCTCGTTTTCGGTGCCGGCAACCGTGACCCCCAGGTGTACGACCGCCCCGACGACATCGTCATCGACAGGGAGAACAACCGACACCTCGCGTTCGGAGGAGGCATTCATCGCTGCCTGGGCTCGAACCTTGGGCGCCAGGAGCTGATCATTGCGCTCGAGGAGTTCCTCGCCGCTGTTCCTGCGTTCTCGTTGGCCAACCCGGACGAGCAATGGCACGGCGTCGGATCCCTCACGCTGAAGATCGGAAAGTGA
- a CDS encoding Ferredoxin (identified by similarity to SP:P29603), producing MQRVSVDPAKCQGHARCLAFAPDVFDFDDEGYAFVPDDRAQFEELPNPVKLAVANCPERAISVSEVAE from the coding sequence ATGCAACGGGTATCGGTTGATCCAGCCAAGTGCCAAGGTCACGCACGGTGCTTGGCATTCGCTCCGGACGTGTTCGACTTCGACGACGAGGGCTACGCGTTCGTGCCCGACGACCGGGCGCAGTTCGAGGAGTTGCCCAACCCGGTCAAGCTCGCTGTCGCCAACTGCCCGGAGCGCGCTATCTCTGTGAGCGAAGTGGCGGAGTGA
- a CDS encoding putative ferredoxin reductase (identified by match to protein family HMM PF00070; match to protein family HMM PF07992) translates to MDESVGVLVVGGGVAAASLIAQLRSDGYDDKIVVVDHDPDTPYDRPPLSKEFLGGEAAAPEAPWWADECELVSGSVVGVNVAKSSVTVHQNDGRILRITGRDIVVATGASPVRIPGIHPDVLHFRTAEDARALRSQLRDEARLVILGAGTIGTELASSAVDRGARVTLVDIASRPLERFLGGYLGPEAETWIREAGVNLMLETVVETVQAANSGLTVETTRGPVQADVVVSAVGTRPCVSWLNGSGLDLRDGIRCDPDGTAVDLLGRPMPHIHAIGDVAAWSDQYGVVSRREDWTSAQRQGRHVARTIMGLSPLSAELPYFWTHQFGRRVQILGTPAPDGELVAQMSNPERKSSFYTVERDARPIAWISINAPREFALAMRDSMSMTG, encoded by the coding sequence ATGGACGAGAGTGTCGGAGTCCTGGTCGTGGGCGGAGGCGTCGCTGCGGCGTCGCTGATCGCTCAGCTCAGATCGGACGGGTACGACGACAAGATCGTGGTCGTCGACCATGACCCTGACACTCCCTACGATCGTCCTCCGCTGTCCAAGGAATTCCTGGGCGGTGAGGCGGCGGCGCCCGAGGCGCCGTGGTGGGCCGACGAGTGCGAATTGGTATCTGGGTCGGTCGTCGGCGTTAATGTGGCGAAGTCCAGCGTCACGGTGCACCAGAATGATGGCCGCATCCTGCGCATCACTGGCCGTGACATTGTCGTGGCCACGGGTGCCTCGCCGGTTCGGATCCCGGGGATACACCCCGACGTTCTCCATTTCCGAACCGCCGAGGACGCGCGTGCCTTACGCAGCCAGCTTAGAGACGAAGCGCGCCTGGTCATTCTGGGCGCTGGCACGATTGGCACTGAGCTCGCGTCGAGCGCGGTGGATCGTGGCGCGCGAGTCACTCTGGTCGACATCGCCTCCAGGCCGCTGGAACGCTTTCTCGGCGGATACCTTGGGCCAGAGGCGGAGACGTGGATCCGCGAGGCGGGCGTCAACCTGATGCTCGAAACGGTTGTCGAAACGGTCCAAGCGGCGAATTCGGGGTTGACAGTCGAGACGACGAGAGGTCCCGTCCAGGCGGACGTGGTTGTCAGCGCTGTCGGAACGCGACCCTGCGTGTCGTGGTTGAACGGCTCCGGGCTCGATCTTCGTGACGGGATTCGCTGCGATCCAGACGGAACGGCCGTCGACCTCTTGGGTCGGCCGATGCCCCACATTCACGCCATCGGTGATGTTGCTGCTTGGTCCGACCAGTACGGAGTTGTCAGCCGGCGTGAAGACTGGACGTCTGCGCAGCGTCAGGGCAGACATGTCGCGCGGACGATCATGGGGCTCAGCCCTCTTTCGGCCGAGTTGCCCTACTTCTGGACGCATCAGTTCGGCCGCCGCGTTCAGATCCTTGGCACCCCAGCGCCCGACGGCGAGCTCGTCGCCCAGATGTCGAATCCAGAGCGTAAGTCGTCGTTCTACACCGTGGAACGAGATGCGCGCCCGATCGCATGGATCTCAATCAATGCCCCCCGAGAGTTCGCGCTCGCCATGCGCGACTCGATGTCCATGACCGGTTGA
- the ipuC gene encoding gamma-glutamylisopropylamide synthetase (identified by similarity to GB:CAC81335.1; match to protein family HMM PF00120) — protein MLQITPQSEVGPVSNEQPSVSTANELQAFVDEHQIKTFKVGAVDVDGLWRGKRIAAPYFLESVASKGTNICNILFGWDLQDQSIPNLKYTGWQTGYPDITLLPDLSTLKLVPWEPGTASVICDIYEMDGTLLELAPRALLRRIVEQANAAGYAPKCGYELEVYLLKGTADELEAKGFRDLEPFSRGNHTYSVQRDTGSEYLIGEIREQLAAYGIYIEASNSEHGPGQFEVNMRYCDALAAADGAMLLKNSIKEIAAKHGCTASFIAKLSPEWAGSSGHLHQSLVDAHGNIAFANPEEPGRLSAVGEAYMAGVVDLAKDMTALYLPTINSYKRTEGGSWAGSSSTWGYDNRTVAVRAIPSAGPAARIENRIAGADANPYLVIAASLSAGLHGISKGLTPPAPMEGNAYEQVGPETALPHTLESACDVLENSNTARTLLGDAFVDHYVATRRWEVQQFRAQVTEWEVARYLEHI, from the coding sequence GTGCTTCAGATCACACCCCAAAGCGAGGTAGGACCAGTGTCCAACGAACAGCCCTCTGTCAGCACCGCCAACGAGCTCCAAGCCTTCGTCGACGAGCACCAAATCAAGACATTCAAGGTCGGTGCGGTCGATGTCGACGGGCTCTGGCGGGGTAAGCGGATCGCGGCGCCCTACTTCTTGGAGAGCGTGGCCAGCAAGGGAACGAATATCTGCAACATCCTGTTCGGATGGGACCTGCAGGATCAGTCGATCCCGAACCTGAAGTACACGGGATGGCAGACCGGATACCCCGACATCACCCTTCTGCCTGACCTGAGCACACTGAAGCTCGTGCCTTGGGAACCAGGCACGGCTTCGGTGATCTGCGACATCTACGAGATGGACGGGACCCTGCTCGAGCTGGCCCCGCGAGCGCTCCTGCGACGGATCGTTGAGCAGGCGAACGCGGCTGGTTATGCGCCCAAGTGCGGGTACGAGCTGGAGGTCTACCTGCTCAAGGGCACGGCTGATGAGCTGGAGGCGAAGGGCTTCCGCGATCTCGAACCCTTCTCCCGCGGCAACCACACATACAGCGTCCAGCGCGACACCGGCTCGGAGTACCTGATTGGCGAGATCCGCGAGCAGTTGGCCGCCTACGGGATCTACATCGAAGCAAGCAATAGTGAGCACGGTCCGGGCCAGTTCGAGGTCAACATGCGGTACTGCGACGCCCTGGCCGCCGCCGACGGGGCCATGCTCCTGAAGAACTCCATTAAGGAAATTGCAGCCAAGCACGGCTGCACGGCCTCCTTCATCGCGAAGCTCTCACCGGAATGGGCTGGATCCTCGGGTCACCTCCACCAGAGCCTCGTGGACGCTCATGGCAACATTGCCTTTGCGAACCCCGAGGAGCCGGGCCGGCTCAGCGCGGTCGGCGAGGCATACATGGCTGGAGTCGTAGACCTCGCGAAGGACATGACTGCGCTGTACCTTCCGACCATCAACTCCTACAAGCGAACCGAAGGTGGCTCGTGGGCCGGTTCGAGCTCAACGTGGGGCTACGACAACCGAACCGTCGCGGTGCGCGCAATCCCCAGCGCCGGTCCGGCCGCGCGCATCGAGAACCGCATTGCCGGCGCCGACGCCAATCCGTACCTCGTCATCGCGGCCAGTTTGTCAGCCGGACTGCACGGCATCTCCAAGGGGCTGACTCCGCCCGCGCCGATGGAGGGCAACGCCTACGAGCAAGTTGGCCCCGAGACGGCGCTTCCGCACACCCTCGAGTCGGCTTGCGATGTCCTGGAGAACAGCAACACGGCCCGGACTCTGCTCGGCGACGCATTCGTGGACCACTACGTCGCCACTCGACGCTGGGAGGTCCAACAGTTCAGGGCTCAGGTCACTGAATGGGAAGTCGCCCGATACCTCGAGCACATCTGA
- a CDS encoding GAF domain protein (identified by match to protein family HMM PF01590) — translation MGEEGDRSSVNIRSTGDVEVLRESLAAAERRAATLAELTALMSEGRDSLALAQRAVELTARATRAAGAFVYLWDRDEERLVLRVATDGWQQGHLGKIKLRIGEGVTGWVALMRQAVVLGKDPQKDPRYKDFPELREGSFRSMVAIPIVAPGEDVLGVFTLYALKKNAFDSSDVSLASEVGGLLASGLVQSETLTQLRVQSAAAQFLRDLPEDSWGSLESCLHAMASQCAVDLESDVCVIEVTTDSAHAQHGTYGMAISSSFREEHGGAWGTRPLDRSVLLETLTPLSMQRLRIPLGTSAPIGAVTCFRMKKFRADDEVLLEGIGAQIAAGALSLHGTERVRPVLDQLFTSTDVSTTESILHRYGWRYRTSCATVIRVQTNNAAELRTPDDERVRLALQDVLDTQGGESILLGTGGRYVALLEASEPGRRLALVSRLGDLGKQPGVRLTAGVGPVANDANELHRAIRHALHAFYWAELTAPSDSEVVGFEDIAHLRLLPRTAIGMAGDLRELMNSFGAVLKYDIDNSTDLAQTLDSFLTNSGSAAKSSAELFIHRNTLRQRIQRIEELIGRSPEEFEDWVTAGVAIRLIRESETELARPGQRVRCPLGVLTLGKSCCGIPSACPVAAGKKPSRTL, via the coding sequence ATGGGCGAGGAAGGCGATCGGTCGAGCGTCAATATTCGCTCGACAGGTGACGTCGAGGTCCTGCGCGAGTCACTTGCGGCGGCCGAAAGGCGAGCGGCAACTCTCGCGGAGCTGACCGCGCTGATGAGCGAGGGTCGGGACTCGCTCGCTCTCGCTCAGAGAGCTGTCGAGCTCACCGCGAGGGCCACGAGGGCCGCGGGTGCGTTCGTCTACCTGTGGGATCGCGACGAGGAGAGATTGGTCCTCCGCGTTGCGACCGACGGCTGGCAGCAAGGGCACTTGGGGAAGATCAAGCTGCGGATCGGCGAGGGCGTCACCGGTTGGGTTGCACTGATGCGACAGGCCGTGGTTCTCGGCAAAGATCCTCAAAAGGACCCTCGGTACAAGGACTTTCCGGAGCTTCGAGAAGGATCCTTCCGGTCGATGGTCGCGATCCCCATCGTGGCACCAGGTGAGGACGTGCTCGGCGTCTTCACTCTCTATGCTCTCAAGAAGAACGCATTCGATTCCAGCGACGTGAGCCTTGCCAGCGAGGTGGGCGGCCTCCTCGCAAGCGGTTTGGTGCAATCGGAAACGCTGACCCAGCTGAGAGTTCAGTCCGCCGCCGCGCAATTCCTTCGGGACCTGCCGGAAGACTCCTGGGGATCGTTGGAGAGTTGCCTGCACGCCATGGCGTCGCAGTGCGCGGTGGACCTCGAATCCGACGTGTGCGTCATCGAGGTCACAACGGACAGCGCGCATGCTCAACACGGAACCTACGGCATGGCTATCTCAAGCTCGTTCCGAGAGGAGCATGGCGGGGCGTGGGGAACTCGACCGCTCGACCGCAGCGTCCTCCTTGAGACCTTGACCCCGCTGTCGATGCAGCGGCTGCGCATACCGCTGGGCACTAGCGCACCGATCGGTGCAGTGACCTGTTTCCGGATGAAGAAGTTCAGAGCCGACGACGAGGTTCTCCTCGAGGGAATCGGAGCACAGATCGCTGCCGGCGCCCTTTCTCTGCACGGGACCGAACGTGTCCGTCCCGTGCTCGACCAGCTATTCACATCGACGGATGTGAGCACAACCGAATCGATCCTGCATCGGTACGGTTGGAGATACCGAACGAGCTGCGCCACGGTCATCCGGGTACAGACCAACAACGCTGCGGAACTGCGCACGCCAGATGATGAGCGTGTCCGACTCGCGCTGCAGGACGTGCTCGACACCCAAGGCGGCGAGTCAATCCTTCTGGGGACCGGCGGCAGGTACGTAGCGTTGCTGGAAGCCTCCGAACCGGGACGCCGGCTCGCTCTAGTCAGCCGTCTTGGCGATCTCGGCAAGCAGCCTGGCGTCCGTCTGACTGCCGGCGTCGGCCCTGTCGCCAACGATGCGAACGAACTGCATCGGGCGATCCGCCACGCGCTGCACGCGTTCTACTGGGCTGAGCTGACCGCGCCGTCGGACAGCGAGGTCGTGGGTTTCGAGGACATCGCTCATCTGCGTCTGCTTCCCAGAACCGCCATTGGCATGGCTGGCGACTTGAGAGAGCTCATGAACTCATTCGGCGCAGTGTTGAAGTACGACATCGACAACTCCACCGACCTCGCCCAGACCCTCGACTCGTTTCTCACCAACAGCGGCTCGGCGGCGAAGTCGTCGGCGGAGCTCTTCATCCATCGCAACACCCTCCGCCAGCGCATCCAGAGGATCGAGGAGCTGATTGGGAGGTCGCCCGAAGAGTTCGAGGATTGGGTGACGGCCGGCGTAGCGATCCGCCTGATCCGCGAGAGCGAGACCGAGCTCGCTAGACCAGGTCAGCGTGTGCGGTGCCCGCTCGGCGTCCTGACCCTGGGTAAATCGTGCTGCGGGATCCCTAGCGCGTGTCCAGTTGCTGCCGGCAAGAAGCCGTCACGAACGCTCTAG
- a CDS encoding putative Transcriptional regulator, AsnC family (identified by match to protein family HMM PF01037) → MTGSSPESANPVRRFRTDSKLDEVDRRLLTELSEDARLPNNALAERVGVAPSTCSMRLRRLREIGAIRGFHADIAPEALGLPIQAMIAVRVQPNARARIGDYTSRLARLPGVLNVYFLAGNVDFLIQVAAASPDALRRFVTEHLSASREFASTETSLVFDHVRGDI, encoded by the coding sequence ATGACAGGCAGCAGTCCCGAGTCGGCGAATCCTGTTCGGCGGTTCCGAACCGATTCGAAACTGGACGAGGTCGACCGTCGGTTGCTAACCGAACTGTCCGAGGACGCCCGACTCCCGAACAACGCGCTGGCTGAGCGCGTCGGCGTCGCCCCGTCGACATGTTCAATGCGACTTCGGCGACTTCGCGAGATTGGAGCGATCCGGGGGTTTCATGCCGACATCGCCCCTGAGGCCCTTGGCTTGCCGATCCAGGCGATGATTGCAGTGCGGGTGCAACCCAACGCGCGTGCACGGATCGGTGACTACACCAGTCGATTGGCACGTCTCCCCGGCGTTCTCAACGTCTACTTCCTTGCCGGAAACGTCGACTTTCTGATCCAGGTAGCGGCCGCGTCACCTGATGCACTCCGCCGCTTTGTGACAGAGCACCTCAGCGCCTCGCGCGAGTTCGCCTCTACCGAGACGAGCCTGGTCTTCGACCACGTGCGCGGAGACATCTAG
- the ald gene encoding alanine dehydrogenase (identified by match to protein family HMM PF01262; match to protein family HMM PF02826; match to protein family HMM PF05222; match to protein family HMM TIGR00518) has product MRIGVPKEVKNHEYRVAITPIGVHELSARGHDVFVEAGAGAGSSVTDSEYAAAGAKILDSADDVWGSAEMVLKVKEPIAEEYHRLRDDLILFTYLHLAADRALTDELVRAKTTGIAYETVQLPSGGLPLLYPMSEVAGCLAPQVGAYSLLKAQGGRGTLLGGVGGVANAKVVIIGAGVSGQNAANIALGMGADVTLLDTDLDKLRMSFWRYNNRVHGLASSKLAIQQQVTEADMVIGAVLIPGAAAPKLVTNDLVAQMKPGSVLVDIAVDQGGCFEDTHATTHADPTYQVHNSTFYCVANMPGAVPNTSTYALTNATLPYTVALADKGWKQACRDDKALALGLNTHGGNVTNAPVAEAHGVASIELADVLG; this is encoded by the coding sequence ATGCGCATCGGCGTACCAAAGGAAGTAAAGAATCACGAATACCGCGTGGCGATCACGCCCATCGGCGTTCACGAACTGAGCGCACGCGGCCACGACGTCTTCGTCGAGGCGGGCGCAGGTGCTGGGTCTTCGGTCACTGACAGCGAGTACGCCGCAGCCGGTGCGAAGATCCTCGACTCTGCTGACGACGTGTGGGGCTCGGCCGAGATGGTCCTCAAGGTCAAGGAGCCGATCGCCGAGGAGTACCACCGACTGCGCGACGACCTCATTCTGTTCACCTACCTGCACCTCGCCGCCGACCGGGCCCTGACCGATGAGTTGGTGAGGGCGAAGACCACCGGCATCGCATATGAGACCGTCCAGCTGCCTTCCGGCGGCCTTCCGCTGCTCTACCCGATGTCTGAGGTTGCCGGCTGTCTGGCGCCCCAGGTCGGCGCGTACTCGCTGCTCAAGGCACAGGGCGGCCGGGGAACTCTGTTGGGTGGTGTCGGTGGCGTCGCGAATGCCAAGGTCGTGATCATTGGCGCCGGAGTGTCGGGTCAGAACGCGGCGAACATCGCTCTCGGCATGGGCGCAGACGTCACGCTGCTCGACACCGACCTGGACAAGCTGCGCATGTCGTTCTGGCGCTACAACAACCGGGTGCATGGTTTGGCGTCGTCCAAGCTCGCAATCCAGCAGCAGGTCACGGAAGCTGACATGGTGATCGGGGCGGTCCTGATCCCGGGTGCGGCTGCACCCAAGCTGGTCACCAACGACCTGGTCGCTCAGATGAAGCCTGGATCGGTTCTCGTCGACATCGCCGTGGACCAAGGTGGCTGCTTTGAGGACACCCACGCCACGACGCACGCCGACCCGACGTACCAGGTGCACAACTCGACCTTCTACTGCGTGGCCAACATGCCGGGTGCTGTGCCAAACACCTCTACCTACGCGCTCACAAACGCCACGCTGCCGTACACCGTGGCGCTGGCAGACAAGGGCTGGAAGCAGGCTTGCCGCGACGACAAGGCGCTCGCCCTCGGACTGAACACCCACGGGGGAAACGTCACCAACGCTCCCGTGGCGGAAGCCCACGGCGTGGCGTCTATCGAACTCGCCGACGTGCTCGGCTGA